Proteins from one Phaenicophaeus curvirostris isolate KB17595 chromosome 18, BPBGC_Pcur_1.0, whole genome shotgun sequence genomic window:
- the EPB41L1 gene encoding band 4.1-like protein 1 isoform X4, which translates to MTTETEPGSEVKNTQEEAPQQQQEAAAHGPAAANPTGRDTEANEKPGAQSEARNMDPGTEMEEKDYSETDGLSDKTTPSKTQKSPQKTTKKVKSALCRVTLLDASEYECEVEKHARGQVLFDMVCEHLNLLEKDYFGLTFCDSDSQKNWLDPSKEIKKQIRNGPWNFAFTVKFYPPDPAQLTEDITRYYLCLQLRADIITGRLPCSFVTHALLGSYAVQAELGDYDAEEHVGNYVNELRFAPNQTRELEERIMELHKTYRGMTPGEAEIHFLENAKKLSMYGVDLHHAKDSEGIDIMLGVCANGLLIYRDRLRINRFAWPKILKISYKRSNFYIKIRPGEYEQFESTIGFKLPNHRSAKRLWKVCIEHHTFFRLVSPEPPPKGFLVMGSKFRYSGRTQAQTRQASALIDRPAPFFERSSSKRYTMSRSLDGEFSRPASVSENHDAGAEGEKRAEDGEFGSRRRSEAEDEEVTTPTKIKELKPEHETTPRHKQEFLDKPEDVLLKHQASINELKRTLKEPNSKLVHRDRDRRLPSSPASSSPKHEDETPKGTPEKASEGSEHWVFIERETPRLETVALKKTLAVKKEDAGTSEVKMTASVSKVEMAIGKAKEVAGQEEPADTALDTRTRAKMIASPEDFESVWEDEIYEKDIKGEPSQQAEHLPAESTEKEPQEQGEEATTSQPGLPKPCQQPGERQRAKILGAESSEGESEAVSKERASAASRKQEARVPVTATELLKIKVKASDDTSEPSATQRIIYLGDPEGEEKESKPHLLLETGRWLGLEERPEATVNTSEEGSGHVAPAAEGFEPPSSASWQHTAISGKPAEAPEQPRTGYDGTTLEQKDGLPLLQEKASARLTGCEAPERGEVLPCSREVGQEQVDLGGVKPCGLAANGTEEHRGSPGQTPDISTAADELSGRIEADDDKEEGARVVLQMEEIETKSPLSAVPRQDHPHFTTGLKGDEPSTPAPTPFPQQSSPDSAAPAPGAGPEGRDLCQASSPVGGVGTPSGVDSSSEVTHKEVSTVAGKGAPRKESPVAEVAIDRGAHPESEERPRDMDVATRESHRSVSPVAGGSPQSTDAAAEPIQVRDPATGEVTWDVEPITVRAAQGNVPTTEEQLEEKPMIKELSQGTGLTSGKLARDEGCGMEQLSHDKSPCVEELPPTAEEPKRQNEAIVRDLPQEAPVAGELLHTAEPKAQEPLWDLEFNVGQDLQGRSPVVRETARDSDLALEQQSQAKSPPKEAVDVPQSPVAGLCQGSKTYHLSTLTYGGGGELPASSRTHQTESGSVVCVTGRTGAVSLEHGDDTVALGSLQDSDCYRKTSVASKIKMFEQSGAEQRAAQEVQEYVPEAETSAKAKGKTGLAQDMPLNTGLTSPPAGPLRGSLALGQGTGSGDASQPLSLKEDVSVDLEHEGEDSAELASPDSGCELTLAEAVSKSQEPSGEEKDLSDPSVKSSLKEENLKTAVPVVFQRAGLREGTEERAKPPRHRAPESDTGDEEQDQEKDSVFLKDNHLAIERKCSSITVSSTSSLEAEVDFTVIGDFHGTAFEDISRSLPELDKDKSETEDEGFVSFQHTDKVVPGLEEDGKVGEKVSQPSSDVSQLESSVPKTDAVTVAPGPGVKKPEADGSAPQRVGTTDMAQVEGGSRDAAAAAHAGTAETAPATSDHSTKAGKGVIPTTDLRSLSPITSGSAGKEMLTSIFSATAETLSTSTTTHVTKTVKGGFSETRIEKRIIITGDEDVDQDQALALAIKEAKLQHPDMLVTKAVVYRETEPSPEERDKKPQES; encoded by the exons ATGACGACAGAGACAGAGCCTGGTTCAGAGGTAAAGAACACGCAGGAGGAagctccacagcagcagcaagaggcaGCCGCGCACGGCCCCGCAGCCGCCAACCCCACCGGCCGGGACACTGAGGCCAATGAGAAGCCCGGGGCCCAGTCTGAAGCCCGAAATATGGACCCG GGCacagagatggaggagaaggactaCAGCGAGACCGACGGGCTCTCTGACAAAACCACCCCCAGCAAGACCCAGAAGTCACCCCAGAAAACCACCAAGAAAGTTAAGAGTGCCCTCTGCAGAGTGACCCTGCTCGACGCCTCTGAGTACGAATGCGAGGTGGAG AAACATGCCCGAGGCCAGGTCCTCTTCGACATGGTGTGTGAGCACCTCAATCTCTTGGAGAAGGACTACTTCGGCCTCACCTTCTGCGACTCAGACAGCCAGAAG AACTGGTTGGACCCCTCCAAGGAGATCAAGAAGCAGATCCGCA ACGGGCCCTGGAATTTTGCCTTCACTGTGAAGTTTTACCCTCCAGACCCTGCCCAGCTCACGGAGGACATCACAAG ATACTACCTGTGCCTGCAGCTCCGGGCAGACATCATCACAGGGCGCCTGCCCTGCTCCTTCGTCACCCACGCCCTGCTGGGCTCCTATGCCGTGCAGGCTGAGCTTGGTGACTACGATGCTGAGGAGCATGTGGGCAACTACGTCAACGAGCTCCGCTTCGCCCCCAACCAGACACGGGAGCTGGAGGAGCGCATCATGGAGCTGCACAAGACCTACCG GGGAATGACTCCTGGGGAAGCGGAGATCCATTTCCTGGAGAACGCCAAGAAGCTCTCCATGTATGGGGTGGATCTGCACCACGCCAAG GACTCAGAGGGCATCGACATCATGCTGGGCGTCTGCGCCAACGGCCTCCTCATCTACAGGGATCGCCTGAGGATCAACCGCTTTGCCTGGCCCAAGATCCTCAAGATTTCCTACAAGAGAAGCAACTTCTACATCAAGATCCGCCCGGGTGAG TATGAGCAGTTTGAGAGCACCATTGGCTTCAAGCTGCCCAACCATCGCTCTGCCAAGCGTCTCTGGAAGGTCTGCATAGAGCATCATACCTTCTTCAG actggtgtccccagagccaccTCCCAAGGGCTTCCTGGTGATGGGCTCCAAGTTTCGCTACAGCGGGCGGACGCAGGCGCAGACACGACAGGCCAGCGCCCTCATCGACCGCCCAGCTCCCTTTTTTGAGCGCTCCTCCAGCAAACGGTACACCATGTCTCGCAGCCTTGACGGAG AGTTCTCGCGCCCAGCCTCTGTCAGTGAGAACCACGACGCCGGGGCAGAGGGCGAGAAGCGGGCCGAGGACGGTGAGTTTGGAAGCAGGAGACGGTCCGAGGCAGAAGATGAGGAGGTGACCACCCCAACGAAAATCAAGGAGCTGAAG CCGGAGCACGAAACAACCCCCAGGCACAAGCAGGAG tTTTTAGACAAGCCAGAAGATGTTTTGCTGAAGCATCAGGCCAGCATCAACGAGCTGAAACGAACCCTGAAGGAGCCCAACAGCAAGCTGGTTCACAGGGACCGGGACAGGAGGCTGCCTTCCTCACCAGCTTCTTCCTCACCCAAGCATGAAGATGAAACACCAAAGGGAACCCCAGAAAAGGCCAGCGAG GGCTCGGAGCACTGGGTATTTATAGAGAGAGAAACTCCTAGGCTGGAAACAGTAGCTCTAAAGAAAACTCTGGCAGTCAAGAAGGAAGATGCAGGGACCTCAGAGGTGAAAATGACTGCGAGTGTATCGAAAGTGGAGATGGCAATAGGGAAAGCCAAGGAAGTGGCAGGCCAGGAAGAGCCCGCCGACACAGCCCTGGATACCCGGACGAGAGCAAAAATGATCGCTAGTCCAGAGGATTTTGAGTCTGTCTGGGAGGATGAGATCTATGAGAAGGACATCAAAGGGGAGCCCAGCCAGCAGGCAGAGCACCTGCCAGCAGAGAGCACAGAGAAGGAGCCCCAGGAGCAGGGTGAGGAAGCAACCACCAGCCAACCAGGTCTGCCTAAGCCATGTCAGCAGCCTGGAGAGAGGCAAAGGGCCAAGATTTTGGGGGCAGAGTCTTCTGAAGGAGAAAGCGAAGCAGTCTCCAAGGAGCGTGCTTCTGCAGCCTCCAGGAAGCAGGAGGCCAGAGTGCCAGTCACAGCCACAGAACTCCTTAAAATTAAAGTGAAGGCTAGTGATGACACCTCGGAGCCTTCTGCGACACAGAGGATCATCTACTTAGGAGAtccagagggagaggagaaggagagtaAACCACACCTGCTCTTGGAGACTGGCAGGTGGCTTGGCTTGGAGGAGAGACCAGAAGCCACTGTGAACACATCCGAGGAGGGATCTGGGCATGTGGCACCTGCAGCAGAAGGGTTTGAACCACCTTCCTCAGCAAGTTGGCAACACACAGCCATATCTGGGAAACCTGCTGAAGCACCAGAGCAGCCCAGGACGGGCTATGATGGGACCACCTTGGAGCAGAAGGACGGGCTGCCCCTACTGCAAGAGAAAGCATCTGCTAGGCTGACTGGCTGTGAAGCACCCGAGAGAGGTGAAGTCCTACCATGTTCCCGAGAGGTGGGACAAGAACAGGTGGATCTGGGAGGGGTGAAGCCATGTGGCCTGGCAGCAAATGGCACTGAGGAGCACAGAGGGAGCCCAGGACAGACCCCAGACATCTCCACAGCAGCAGACGAGCTCTCAGGAAGGATTGAAGCAGACGATGACAAGGAAGAAGGTGCCAGAGTGGTTCTTCAGATGGAAGAGATAGAGACCAAGTCACCTCTGTCAGCTGTGCCTCGGCAGGACCACCCTCACTTCACCACGGGGTTGAAGGGGGATGAACCCAGCACTCCTGCCCCTACGCCCTTTCCCCAGCAATCCAGCCCTGACTCTGCGGCACCAGCTCCAGGTGCTGGGCCTGAGGGCAGAGACCTGTGCCAGGCCAGCAGCCCAGTCGGAGGTGTGGGCACCCCCAGCGGTGTGGACTCCTCATCAGAGGTGACACACAAGGAGGTGAGCACTGTAGCAGGCAAAGGAGCTCCCAGGAAAGAGAGCCCTGTGGCAGAGGTGGCCATTGACAGGGGTGCCCATCCTGAATCTGAGGAACGACCCCGAGACATGGACGTTGCTACACGGGAATCACACCGAAGCGTGAGTCCTGTTGCAGGAGGATCCCCTCAAAGCACagatgctgcagcagagccaaTCCAGGTCAGAGACCCAGCCACAGGGGAGGTCACGTGGGACGTGGAACCCATCACAGTGAGGGCAGCCCAGGGCAATGTCCCCACCACAGAAGAGCAACTGGAGGAGAAGCCCATGATTAAAGAGCTCTCCCAAGGCACAGGGCTCACATCAGGGAAGCTGGCCAGAGATGAAGGCTGTGGGATGGAACAGTTGTCCCATGACAAAAGCCCTTGTGTAGAAGAGCTGCCTCCCACGGCAGAAGAACCAAAACGACAGAATGAGGCCATAGTAAGAGACTTGCCCCAAGAAGCTCctgtggctggagagctgctccACACTGCAGAGCCCAAAGCACAAGAGCCACTCTGGGACTTGGAGTTTAATGTGGGGCAAGATCTGCAGGGCAGGAGCCCTGTGGTCAGAGAAACTGCTAGGGACAGTGACCTTGCTCTGGAGCAGCAATCTCAGGCTAAGTCTCCTCCCAAAGAAGCTGTTGATGTTCCACAATCCCCTGTAGCAGGATTGTGTCAAGGAAGCAAGACATACCATCTCTCTACCTTGACTTATGGAGGTGGGGGAGAGCTGCCAGCAAGCAGTAGGACACATCAAACAGAGTCTGGGTCGGTGGTGTGTGTGACTGGGAGGACAGGAGCTGTGTCCCTGGAGCATGGAGATGACACCGTGGCCCTAGGCAGCTTGCAGGACAGTGATTGCTACAGGAAAACCTCAGTGGCCTCTAAGATAAAGATGTTTGAGCAAAGCGGAGCGGAGCAAAGAGCAgcccaggaggtccaggagtACGTGCCTGAAGCGGAGACATCAGCAAAAGCCAAGGGGAAGACGGGCCTGGCGCAGGACATGCCGTTGAACACAGGCCTCACCTCACCACCAGCAGGACCTCTGAGGGGCTCCTTGGCCCTTGGGCAAGGGACTGGTTCAGGAGATGCCTCCCAGCCTCTCTCTCTGAAAGAAGATGTTTCTGTTGACCTGGAACACGAAGGAGAAGACAGTGCTGAGCTGGCCTCCCCCGACTCTGGCTGCGAACTCACACTGGCAGAAGCCGTG AGCAAATCTCAGGAACCaagtggggaagaaaaggatttATCTGACCCGTCAGTAAAATCCAGCCTGAAAGAAGAGAATTTAAAGACTGCTGTGCCAGTGGTCTTCCAG AGAGCGGGCTTGAGGGAGGGCACCGAGGAGAGAGCTAAGCCGCCTCGGCACAGGGCTCCCGAGAGTGACACCGGCGATGAGGAGCAAGACCAGGAGAAGGACTCGGTCTTTCTGAAGGACAACCACCTGGCCATCGAGCGCAAGTGCTCCAGCATCACGGTCAGTTCAACCTCCAGCCTGGAAGCAGAGGTGGACTTCACAGTGATTGGTGACTTCCACGGCACAGCCTTTGAGGACATCTCCCGGAGCCTGCCTGAGCTGGACAAGGACAAGAGTGAAACGGAAGATGAAGGCTTCGTTTCCTTCCAGCACACTGACAAAGTAGTTCCCGGACTGGAAGAGGATGGCAAAGTAGGGGAGAAGGTCTCCCAACCCAGCTCAGATGTTTCCCAGCTAGAG TCATCGGTCCCAAAAACGGATGCTGTGACAGTCGCTCCGGGGCCAGGTGTAAAGAAGCCTGAAGCAGatggctctgctccccagcGGGTTGGCACCACAGACATGGCCCAG GtggaaggaggcagcagggacGCCGCAGCCGCTGCTCACGCTGGCACCGCGGAGACAGCACCGGCGACCTCA GATCACAGCACCAAGGCCGGGAAAGGGGTCATTCCCACGACAGACCTTCGCTCCCTCTCACCG ATCACCAGCGGCTCCGCTGGGAAGGAAATGCTCACCAGCATATTCAGTGCCACTGCAGAAACCCTCTCCACTTCCACCACTACCCATGTTACCAAG ACTGTGAAAGGAGGGTTTTCTGAAACCCGAATAGAGAAGCGCATCATCATCACAGGAGATGAAGACGTGGACCAGGACCAG
- the EPB41L1 gene encoding band 4.1-like protein 1 isoform X2 yields the protein MTTETEPGSEVKNTQEEAPQQQQEAAAHGPAAANPTGRDTEANEKPGAQSEARNMDPGTEMEEKDYSETDGLSDKTTPSKTQKSPQKTTKKVKSALCRVTLLDASEYECEVEKHARGQVLFDMVCEHLNLLEKDYFGLTFCDSDSQKNWLDPSKEIKKQIRNGPWNFAFTVKFYPPDPAQLTEDITRYYLCLQLRADIITGRLPCSFVTHALLGSYAVQAELGDYDAEEHVGNYVNELRFAPNQTRELEERIMELHKTYRGMTPGEAEIHFLENAKKLSMYGVDLHHAKDSEGIDIMLGVCANGLLIYRDRLRINRFAWPKILKISYKRSNFYIKIRPGEYEQFESTIGFKLPNHRSAKRLWKVCIEHHTFFRLVSPEPPPKGFLVMGSKFRYSGRTQAQTRQASALIDRPAPFFERSSSKRYTMSRSLDGASVSENHDAGAEGEKRAEDGEFGSRRRSEAEDEEVTTPTKIKELKPEHETTPRHKQEFLDKPEDVLLKHQASINELKRTLKEPNSKLVHRDRDRRLPSSPASSSPKHEDETPKGTPEKASETMEEDTLDDFASEHGASLSMESFTQKSLVSSPEGSEHWVFIERETPRLETVALKKTLAVKKEDAGTSEVKMTASVSKVEMAIGKAKEVAGQEEPADTALDTRTRAKMIASPEDFESVWEDEIYEKDIKGEPSQQAEHLPAESTEKEPQEQGEEATTSQPGLPKPCQQPGERQRAKILGAESSEGESEAVSKERASAASRKQEARVPVTATELLKIKVKASDDTSEPSATQRIIYLGDPEGEEKESKPHLLLETGRWLGLEERPEATVNTSEEGSGHVAPAAEGFEPPSSASWQHTAISGKPAEAPEQPRTGYDGTTLEQKDGLPLLQEKASARLTGCEAPERGEVLPCSREVGQEQVDLGGVKPCGLAANGTEEHRGSPGQTPDISTAADELSGRIEADDDKEEGARVVLQMEEIETKSPLSAVPRQDHPHFTTGLKGDEPSTPAPTPFPQQSSPDSAAPAPGAGPEGRDLCQASSPVGGVGTPSGVDSSSEVTHKEVSTVAGKGAPRKESPVAEVAIDRGAHPESEERPRDMDVATRESHRSVSPVAGGSPQSTDAAAEPIQVRDPATGEVTWDVEPITVRAAQGNVPTTEEQLEEKPMIKELSQGTGLTSGKLARDEGCGMEQLSHDKSPCVEELPPTAEEPKRQNEAIVRDLPQEAPVAGELLHTAEPKAQEPLWDLEFNVGQDLQGRSPVVRETARDSDLALEQQSQAKSPPKEAVDVPQSPVAGLCQGSKTYHLSTLTYGGGGELPASSRTHQTESGSVVCVTGRTGAVSLEHGDDTVALGSLQDSDCYRKTSVASKIKMFEQSGAEQRAAQEVQEYVPEAETSAKAKGKTGLAQDMPLNTGLTSPPAGPLRGSLALGQGTGSGDASQPLSLKEDVSVDLEHEGEDSAELASPDSGCELTLAEAVSKSQEPSGEEKDLSDPSVKSSLKEENLKTAVPVVFQRAGLREGTEERAKPPRHRAPESDTGDEEQDQEKDSVFLKDNHLAIERKCSSITVSSTSSLEAEVDFTVIGDFHGTAFEDISRSLPELDKDKSETEDEGFVSFQHTDKVVPGLEEDGKVGEKVSQPSSDVSQLESSVPKTDAVTVAPGPGVKKPEADGSAPQRVGTTDMAQVEGGSRDAAAAAHAGTAETAPATSDHSTKAGKGVIPTTDLRSLSPITSGSAGKEMLTSIFSATAETLSTSTTTHVTKTVKGGFSETRIEKRIIITGDEDVDQDQALALAIKEAKLQHPDMLVTKAVVYRETEPSPEERDKKPQES from the exons ATGACGACAGAGACAGAGCCTGGTTCAGAGGTAAAGAACACGCAGGAGGAagctccacagcagcagcaagaggcaGCCGCGCACGGCCCCGCAGCCGCCAACCCCACCGGCCGGGACACTGAGGCCAATGAGAAGCCCGGGGCCCAGTCTGAAGCCCGAAATATGGACCCG GGCacagagatggaggagaaggactaCAGCGAGACCGACGGGCTCTCTGACAAAACCACCCCCAGCAAGACCCAGAAGTCACCCCAGAAAACCACCAAGAAAGTTAAGAGTGCCCTCTGCAGAGTGACCCTGCTCGACGCCTCTGAGTACGAATGCGAGGTGGAG AAACATGCCCGAGGCCAGGTCCTCTTCGACATGGTGTGTGAGCACCTCAATCTCTTGGAGAAGGACTACTTCGGCCTCACCTTCTGCGACTCAGACAGCCAGAAG AACTGGTTGGACCCCTCCAAGGAGATCAAGAAGCAGATCCGCA ACGGGCCCTGGAATTTTGCCTTCACTGTGAAGTTTTACCCTCCAGACCCTGCCCAGCTCACGGAGGACATCACAAG ATACTACCTGTGCCTGCAGCTCCGGGCAGACATCATCACAGGGCGCCTGCCCTGCTCCTTCGTCACCCACGCCCTGCTGGGCTCCTATGCCGTGCAGGCTGAGCTTGGTGACTACGATGCTGAGGAGCATGTGGGCAACTACGTCAACGAGCTCCGCTTCGCCCCCAACCAGACACGGGAGCTGGAGGAGCGCATCATGGAGCTGCACAAGACCTACCG GGGAATGACTCCTGGGGAAGCGGAGATCCATTTCCTGGAGAACGCCAAGAAGCTCTCCATGTATGGGGTGGATCTGCACCACGCCAAG GACTCAGAGGGCATCGACATCATGCTGGGCGTCTGCGCCAACGGCCTCCTCATCTACAGGGATCGCCTGAGGATCAACCGCTTTGCCTGGCCCAAGATCCTCAAGATTTCCTACAAGAGAAGCAACTTCTACATCAAGATCCGCCCGGGTGAG TATGAGCAGTTTGAGAGCACCATTGGCTTCAAGCTGCCCAACCATCGCTCTGCCAAGCGTCTCTGGAAGGTCTGCATAGAGCATCATACCTTCTTCAG actggtgtccccagagccaccTCCCAAGGGCTTCCTGGTGATGGGCTCCAAGTTTCGCTACAGCGGGCGGACGCAGGCGCAGACACGACAGGCCAGCGCCCTCATCGACCGCCCAGCTCCCTTTTTTGAGCGCTCCTCCAGCAAACGGTACACCATGTCTCGCAGCCTTGACGGAG CCTCTGTCAGTGAGAACCACGACGCCGGGGCAGAGGGCGAGAAGCGGGCCGAGGACGGTGAGTTTGGAAGCAGGAGACGGTCCGAGGCAGAAGATGAGGAGGTGACCACCCCAACGAAAATCAAGGAGCTGAAG CCGGAGCACGAAACAACCCCCAGGCACAAGCAGGAG tTTTTAGACAAGCCAGAAGATGTTTTGCTGAAGCATCAGGCCAGCATCAACGAGCTGAAACGAACCCTGAAGGAGCCCAACAGCAAGCTGGTTCACAGGGACCGGGACAGGAGGCTGCCTTCCTCACCAGCTTCTTCCTCACCCAAGCATGAAGATGAAACACCAAAGGGAACCCCAGAAAAGGCCAGCGAG ACGATGGAAGAGGACACCCTAGACGATTTTGCATCTGAGCACGGAGCTTCTCTAAGCATGGAGTCTTTCACGCAGAAAAGCCTTGTCTCCTCTCCTGAG GGCTCGGAGCACTGGGTATTTATAGAGAGAGAAACTCCTAGGCTGGAAACAGTAGCTCTAAAGAAAACTCTGGCAGTCAAGAAGGAAGATGCAGGGACCTCAGAGGTGAAAATGACTGCGAGTGTATCGAAAGTGGAGATGGCAATAGGGAAAGCCAAGGAAGTGGCAGGCCAGGAAGAGCCCGCCGACACAGCCCTGGATACCCGGACGAGAGCAAAAATGATCGCTAGTCCAGAGGATTTTGAGTCTGTCTGGGAGGATGAGATCTATGAGAAGGACATCAAAGGGGAGCCCAGCCAGCAGGCAGAGCACCTGCCAGCAGAGAGCACAGAGAAGGAGCCCCAGGAGCAGGGTGAGGAAGCAACCACCAGCCAACCAGGTCTGCCTAAGCCATGTCAGCAGCCTGGAGAGAGGCAAAGGGCCAAGATTTTGGGGGCAGAGTCTTCTGAAGGAGAAAGCGAAGCAGTCTCCAAGGAGCGTGCTTCTGCAGCCTCCAGGAAGCAGGAGGCCAGAGTGCCAGTCACAGCCACAGAACTCCTTAAAATTAAAGTGAAGGCTAGTGATGACACCTCGGAGCCTTCTGCGACACAGAGGATCATCTACTTAGGAGAtccagagggagaggagaaggagagtaAACCACACCTGCTCTTGGAGACTGGCAGGTGGCTTGGCTTGGAGGAGAGACCAGAAGCCACTGTGAACACATCCGAGGAGGGATCTGGGCATGTGGCACCTGCAGCAGAAGGGTTTGAACCACCTTCCTCAGCAAGTTGGCAACACACAGCCATATCTGGGAAACCTGCTGAAGCACCAGAGCAGCCCAGGACGGGCTATGATGGGACCACCTTGGAGCAGAAGGACGGGCTGCCCCTACTGCAAGAGAAAGCATCTGCTAGGCTGACTGGCTGTGAAGCACCCGAGAGAGGTGAAGTCCTACCATGTTCCCGAGAGGTGGGACAAGAACAGGTGGATCTGGGAGGGGTGAAGCCATGTGGCCTGGCAGCAAATGGCACTGAGGAGCACAGAGGGAGCCCAGGACAGACCCCAGACATCTCCACAGCAGCAGACGAGCTCTCAGGAAGGATTGAAGCAGACGATGACAAGGAAGAAGGTGCCAGAGTGGTTCTTCAGATGGAAGAGATAGAGACCAAGTCACCTCTGTCAGCTGTGCCTCGGCAGGACCACCCTCACTTCACCACGGGGTTGAAGGGGGATGAACCCAGCACTCCTGCCCCTACGCCCTTTCCCCAGCAATCCAGCCCTGACTCTGCGGCACCAGCTCCAGGTGCTGGGCCTGAGGGCAGAGACCTGTGCCAGGCCAGCAGCCCAGTCGGAGGTGTGGGCACCCCCAGCGGTGTGGACTCCTCATCAGAGGTGACACACAAGGAGGTGAGCACTGTAGCAGGCAAAGGAGCTCCCAGGAAAGAGAGCCCTGTGGCAGAGGTGGCCATTGACAGGGGTGCCCATCCTGAATCTGAGGAACGACCCCGAGACATGGACGTTGCTACACGGGAATCACACCGAAGCGTGAGTCCTGTTGCAGGAGGATCCCCTCAAAGCACagatgctgcagcagagccaaTCCAGGTCAGAGACCCAGCCACAGGGGAGGTCACGTGGGACGTGGAACCCATCACAGTGAGGGCAGCCCAGGGCAATGTCCCCACCACAGAAGAGCAACTGGAGGAGAAGCCCATGATTAAAGAGCTCTCCCAAGGCACAGGGCTCACATCAGGGAAGCTGGCCAGAGATGAAGGCTGTGGGATGGAACAGTTGTCCCATGACAAAAGCCCTTGTGTAGAAGAGCTGCCTCCCACGGCAGAAGAACCAAAACGACAGAATGAGGCCATAGTAAGAGACTTGCCCCAAGAAGCTCctgtggctggagagctgctccACACTGCAGAGCCCAAAGCACAAGAGCCACTCTGGGACTTGGAGTTTAATGTGGGGCAAGATCTGCAGGGCAGGAGCCCTGTGGTCAGAGAAACTGCTAGGGACAGTGACCTTGCTCTGGAGCAGCAATCTCAGGCTAAGTCTCCTCCCAAAGAAGCTGTTGATGTTCCACAATCCCCTGTAGCAGGATTGTGTCAAGGAAGCAAGACATACCATCTCTCTACCTTGACTTATGGAGGTGGGGGAGAGCTGCCAGCAAGCAGTAGGACACATCAAACAGAGTCTGGGTCGGTGGTGTGTGTGACTGGGAGGACAGGAGCTGTGTCCCTGGAGCATGGAGATGACACCGTGGCCCTAGGCAGCTTGCAGGACAGTGATTGCTACAGGAAAACCTCAGTGGCCTCTAAGATAAAGATGTTTGAGCAAAGCGGAGCGGAGCAAAGAGCAgcccaggaggtccaggagtACGTGCCTGAAGCGGAGACATCAGCAAAAGCCAAGGGGAAGACGGGCCTGGCGCAGGACATGCCGTTGAACACAGGCCTCACCTCACCACCAGCAGGACCTCTGAGGGGCTCCTTGGCCCTTGGGCAAGGGACTGGTTCAGGAGATGCCTCCCAGCCTCTCTCTCTGAAAGAAGATGTTTCTGTTGACCTGGAACACGAAGGAGAAGACAGTGCTGAGCTGGCCTCCCCCGACTCTGGCTGCGAACTCACACTGGCAGAAGCCGTG AGCAAATCTCAGGAACCaagtggggaagaaaaggatttATCTGACCCGTCAGTAAAATCCAGCCTGAAAGAAGAGAATTTAAAGACTGCTGTGCCAGTGGTCTTCCAG AGAGCGGGCTTGAGGGAGGGCACCGAGGAGAGAGCTAAGCCGCCTCGGCACAGGGCTCCCGAGAGTGACACCGGCGATGAGGAGCAAGACCAGGAGAAGGACTCGGTCTTTCTGAAGGACAACCACCTGGCCATCGAGCGCAAGTGCTCCAGCATCACGGTCAGTTCAACCTCCAGCCTGGAAGCAGAGGTGGACTTCACAGTGATTGGTGACTTCCACGGCACAGCCTTTGAGGACATCTCCCGGAGCCTGCCTGAGCTGGACAAGGACAAGAGTGAAACGGAAGATGAAGGCTTCGTTTCCTTCCAGCACACTGACAAAGTAGTTCCCGGACTGGAAGAGGATGGCAAAGTAGGGGAGAAGGTCTCCCAACCCAGCTCAGATGTTTCCCAGCTAGAG TCATCGGTCCCAAAAACGGATGCTGTGACAGTCGCTCCGGGGCCAGGTGTAAAGAAGCCTGAAGCAGatggctctgctccccagcGGGTTGGCACCACAGACATGGCCCAG GtggaaggaggcagcagggacGCCGCAGCCGCTGCTCACGCTGGCACCGCGGAGACAGCACCGGCGACCTCA GATCACAGCACCAAGGCCGGGAAAGGGGTCATTCCCACGACAGACCTTCGCTCCCTCTCACCG ATCACCAGCGGCTCCGCTGGGAAGGAAATGCTCACCAGCATATTCAGTGCCACTGCAGAAACCCTCTCCACTTCCACCACTACCCATGTTACCAAG ACTGTGAAAGGAGGGTTTTCTGAAACCCGAATAGAGAAGCGCATCATCATCACAGGAGATGAAGACGTGGACCAGGACCAG